Below is a window of Demequina muriae DNA.
GCATAGAAGGCGCGCACGGCCGCGCCCCGTCGCGCGAGGGTGGTGCGGCTGAGTCCGGCGCCGGCCATCATCGCGAGCCATGCGCGCAGATCCTGGAGCTCGACTGATTCGAGCGCAGAGTCGACATCCAGGACGTCGTCACCGAGGTCGTCACGATCGTCGTGGTCGTCGTGGAGCGATGACGGCATCACGTCGCCATGCGTCACGAAGGCCGCGAGGTGGGAGAGGTCGCCCCGGTAGGCGCGCACCGTGTTCTCGGACAGACCTCGCTGATGGCGCAGGTAGCCCTCGAACAGGGCAATCAGCCCGGTCCGTCCCCTCGCACCCCTGGTCGGCATGGAGTCACTGTGGCACCGTCACACCTGTCATATCAACCCCTCTTGTCACATTCGTCACATCAATCTCATGCCTCACGCATCTTTTGTCCCGTTTCGTCCCTTTCTTGACGGGGCCGTGGGCGCTCCCGGGCGCCGAAACGTTTCGCCTGCGGGGGCGACGCGCGACGCCATCCAGTGCCGTCCCGGTGGACTGCACCGGCGAGCTCCAGTCGCCCGAGGGCGGCCCTGACCTCCGCCAGTGTGAGGCCCGCGGTGGCGGAGAGCCCCTCCACGGCCTTCGCCCGGTGCCCGAGCGCATCGAAGACGGCGCGGTCCGCGGGGGCCGCGAACTCGGGCATCGCCCGGTTGCTGCCCTCACCACGCCCGGCACCGCCGTCGATGGCGTCGCCTTCGCGAAGCTCGATGGGCCCCGCCAGCTCCAGCACATCGGCGCCGCCGGTCACCAGCACCGCCATGCCGTCGCGGATCAGCCGGTGACAGCCTGCGGACGTGGCACTCGTCACGGGGCCGGGCACCGCCGCGACGGGGCGGGCGAGCTCGGCCGCACGGTTCGCGGTGCTGAGCGCGCCCGACCGCCCCGCCGCCTCGACGACCACGGTGGCGGTCGCACAGGCGATGAGGCGGTTGCGGGTGAGGAACCGCGACCGATGCGGTGCCCACCCTGGCGGCACCTCACTCACGATCGCACCCTGGTCGAGCACTCGCGTGAGCAGGTCGCCGTTGCCCGCCGGGTACAGGCGGTCCACCCCGCCCGCCATCACGGCGAGGGTGCGACCCCCGGCCGCGAGCGCACCCCGGTGAGCCGCCGCATCGATGCCGTAGGCGCCGCCTGACACCACCGACCAGCCGTGATCGGCCGCGTGGGCGGCCATGGTGCTGGCGATGTGATCGCCGTAGGACGTCGACGACCTCGCGCCGACGATCGCCACCGATCGCGGCAACAGGGCGGCCAGGGGCTCGACGCCTCGCACCCAGAGCGCGAAGGGCGCCCCGCGCCCGAGCGCGTCCACCGCCGTGGGCCACTCGGCGTCGTCGCGCACCACCACGCGCGCGCCGCAGTGATCGGCGCGTTCACGAAGGTCATCCGAGCGTGCCCCCTCCCGCCGTCGCGCCCACCGCTCGCTCGCGCGCACCACGTCGGTGATGGTGCGCTCCGGCGCGCTGCCCGCGAGCATGATCGTGGCCTCGACGACATCGCGTGCGGCGACGTCCACCCACTCCCGTGCCGCATCCGGGCCGAGCGTGGAGATGAGCCAGCCCGCGGCCTCGTCCGCCGGCTCGGCGAGCGCACTCCACTCGATCCACGCATCGGCGCTCATGCGGCCGACCCTCGCGACCGCAGGGTCATCGCCTGAGCCACGTCGTCCTCCCCTGGCTCGTCCGCCTCGCGCAGGTCCGCGAGCGTCCACGCCAATCTGAGAGCCCGGTCCGCGCCTCGCGCGGAGAGCACTCCCGTGTCGAGAGCCCTCCACACGGGAGTGACCGCGCGCGGAGGCGTGTGGCGGCGCAGCCAGGCGCCGGAGGCCTGGGAGTTGAGGGACCACCCGTGAGACGAGAGCCGGGCGCCCGCCCTCTCCCGAGCCCGTGCCACTCGCGCGGCCACCTCCGCCGAGCTCTCGCCTGGCTCGTCGGCGCCGCGGCGCACGGGATGGACGTCGACCTGGATGTCGACGCGGTCGAGAAGCGGTCCCGAGAGCCTTCCGAAGTACCGCCGCCGGACGATCGCGCTGCACGTGCACCGCGTGCCGTTCCCATAGAAGTGGCCGCAGGGACAGGGATTCGCGGCGAGCACCAGTTGAAATCTGGCCGGATAGCGTGTCGCGCCGCTGGCCCGGTGGAGCACGATCTCGCCGCTCTCGAGCGGTTGGCGGAGGGTCTGGAGCACACGGGCCGGGAACTCGGGAGCCTCGTCCAGGAAGAGCACCCCCGCGTGGGCGCGAGAGATCGCGCCGGGGCGCGCCAAGCCGCTGCCCCCGCCCACGATCGCCGCCGCCGAGGCCGAGTGGTGCGGCGCCTCGAACGGTGCCCGACGCATGAGCCCGCCGGAGACGTCGAGCGAGCCGGAGAGCGAATGGATCGAGGTCGCGGCGACGGCATCGGCGTCCGCAAGCGGGGGCAGC
It encodes the following:
- the dprA gene encoding DNA-processing protein DprA, with the translated sequence MSADAWIEWSALAEPADEAAGWLISTLGPDAAREWVDVAARDVVEATIMLAGSAPERTITDVVRASERWARRREGARSDDLRERADHCGARVVVRDDAEWPTAVDALGRGAPFALWVRGVEPLAALLPRSVAIVGARSSTSYGDHIASTMAAHAADHGWSVVSGGAYGIDAAAHRGALAAGGRTLAVMAGGVDRLYPAGNGDLLTRVLDQGAIVSEVPPGWAPHRSRFLTRNRLIACATATVVVEAAGRSGALSTANRAAELARPVAAVPGPVTSATSAGCHRLIRDGMAVLVTGGADVLELAGPIELREGDAIDGGAGRGEGSNRAMPEFAAPADRAVFDALGHRAKAVEGLSATAGLTLAEVRAALGRLELAGAVHRDGTGWRRASPPQAKRFGARERPRPRQERDETGQKMREA
- a CDS encoding YifB family Mg chelatase-like AAA ATPase, which codes for MIGRSRAIVLAGLHGHVVDVEAHIGSSLPAFTIVGLPDASLTEARDRVRAAVASSGLSWPQRRITVNLSPASLPKRGSATDLAIAVAVLAAAGMIDPARAGAGAHLGELGLDGRVRPIAGVLPAVAAAVGAGMPSVTVPWANADEARLVPGAEVHPVASLAELARAYGSADAVASASEPVTSPPVPAMAESQADLSEVRGQGEARWALEVAAAGGHHLLMTGPPGAGKTMLACRLPSVLPPLADADAVAATSIHSLSGSLDVSGGLMRRAPFEAPHHSASAAAIVGGGSGLARPGAISRAHAGVLFLDEAPEFPARVLQTLRQPLESGEIVLHRASGATRYPARFQLVLAANPCPCGHFYGNGTRCTCSAIVRRRYFGRLSGPLLDRVDIQVDVHPVRRGADEPGESSAEVAARVARARERAGARLSSHGWSLNSQASGAWLRRHTPPRAVTPVWRALDTGVLSARGADRALRLAWTLADLREADEPGEDDVAQAMTLRSRGSAA